The sequence ACATCTTAATCTTTTACAGCTTGAATCACTTAGCatgaatatttatgatataaTGAAATCTGCTAAGATACagcaaaaaattaaattgatttccGAACAAATGGCTGTTGATATTTGTGCTAATCACCCCAGTGCCTTTTGAAATCTCAAAAAGCATATTATTACTCTTCCATATGAAGATACTTTCTCTGAGGATAATATCCCAACAGAATCTCGACCTTGTTAGATGAATGCTGAATTAGTTGAATTCTACATAAAAGACATTAATAATCTATAACGGAAAGGTTTGATAAAGCCTTGAACATCCCCATGGTCTTGTACCACTTTTTATATTAATAATGCAGTGGAAAAGGAACGAGGTGTTCCAAGGTATTACAAACctttaaaatggattaggtatcctatttcaaataaaaataatttattatctcagttatacgatgccaatatattttctaaattagaTTTAAAATCTAGATATTggaagatttaaatatttaaagagCATACTTACAAAACTTCTTTTAATGTTCCTTTTGGGCAATATtaatggaatgtcatgccatttggtttgaaaaataccccatcagaatttttgaaaataatgaatgatatatttaatccttACATAGATTTCATCAtagtttatgttgatgacattcttgtatttTCTAAAACATTTGAATTGCATATCAAACATCTTGATATTTTTAAGAAGATTgtgatacaaaatggtttggtgaTATCTAAACCAAAAATGAGTCTATGTCAAACAGAGATTAGATTCTTAGGACATAATATCTGTTAGGGAACAATAACTCCCATTCAGAgatctcttgattttttttctaaatttgctGATGTTATCACTGATAGAACTCAATTACaaagatttttgggttgtttgaattatattttccctttttgtgaGAATTTATCTCGTGTTTTAGCCCCATTATACGATAGGCTAAAAAGGATTATAAAGGTTGTTGGACTGATAGTCATACTGATCTGGTTAAATGTGTTAAACAGAGTGTTAAATCTTTACCCTGTGTAACTTTAGCCAATTCGGCTTGGTAAAAAATTTTCGAGACAAAAGCTTCTAATATTGGTTATGGTGGAACACtaaaacaagttaatccccataataaaactgaatacttgaTAAGGTTTCATTCAGGTAAATAGACTGATAGTCAGAAAAAATATGCTACGGTAGCTCATGAAATGCTATCCATTGTTAAATGCATCCTAAAATTTCAGTATGATCTTTATAATCACAAGTTTTTGTTAAAAACTGATGCTCAATCCGTAaagtatatgtttgataaagattttaaacatgatgcttcaaaattaatttttgcaaGGTGGAAaactcaattagccccttttgattttgaaattcagtataaaaaaattgataattttcaccCCGATTTCTTATCTAGGGAATATCTTagttaaaatgaatttttatttattatttcttattgaaAATACTTTGACTACTATTTGAAAAGTAATTTTGTTATACAGAGACATTCAAAATCTTATTATTGATAAAATCATCCATGATATGGTTGAAGAAGAATTTTCAGTCTTTAATTATAAAGAAATTAGAGATATTGACTagtatgatttgaaaatatttgattaaTTATCCTCTTTGTAGTATGACTACTGACCCTCTATGGCAAATATCTAGAGAAAAAGGATAGGGTAGATCAGGAGGAAGATCAACCTCCGGTGGAAGGGGAAGATCATCCCCAACAATCAGATCATATTCAGGATCATCATACGGATCCTTGACTAATTCCCCAGTTATACAAATAGTAAATAGGAGTTTAATAAACACCAAGGAATCGCAGAAAGGCAAATCCTCGACTAATTCTTCAGTTATACAAATGGAAAATAGGAGTTTAATAAACACCAAGGTATCGTAGAAAGGCAAATCCTCATCAAAGTCAATCCATCTGGATGGTATTCAGAACATAGTTCATTATACGACCAATTACAAGCCTATTTGGCAGCACAAAAGAGTGATACGTTTGCTTCAATTACGAAGGAAAAGGACAATGATGACATCAAGTCCTATGAACAaattgaaaacaaagaaataatatttctTGTCGAAAACTCTGAGATTCAGAGGCAAAATAAACTATGGGAGATACTccacaaatatttgataaataattatatttttcgtGAAATTCATACAAAACCCGCACTTATTATGAAACAATTCTTATTACCATTGGAAGTTCAGAATTTAAACATTTTTCTAGGTACAACAGTGAAGAAAACGTTTATAACTTCTCAAAAATTTTTATTAAACGGATCATATCCATAGAATAAAGCTTGTCAAATATTCTCATGTATGGAATAAAACTTGTCATTAATTACTATTCCGAACTTGCATCCGGCTATTTaaggtatttatttcttttgttataAGTTTTTTATTACTCTCTCTCCATATctggccgtgactatgtccggctaaattATCTTCATCTATATGCTGGAGATCCAACTTCTagtatataataatcatgaaagatTCAGACTCTACCAATATATAAggaaatttttctatagtttcttggctgggttccaagatggtggtaCAATCAAAGTTAGTACTACTTTGTTGGCTTTGTCTTAGTTACTACGTCTAGCAAGCTATGACTTTTAAGCCCattaaaagataagaaaaaaggGTGTCCCTCTTCACGGTTAGAACGGCTAGACACATGGGCTCAACTCAAGTATGTATTAAATTCTAACAGGCCCTTTGCTTGAGTAAAAAGATTCAATCTTCCATACAGTCAATAAGCTATACAAAATTCTTATATATTTCGATTGGTTTTTCTGATATTAATTTACAGTTCTAGATGGCTGCGCGGATTACTGCCAGCCCTTTGATcctaaaaacttggtatcaaagcctagaaCCTTTCATGGTAATTATATACTAGAAGTTAGATCTCAAAAATATTCTCAAGTGTGGAATACAGCTTATCGTTAATTACTATTTCGGCCTTGCATCCGACCATTTaaggtatttatttcttttgttgtaagtTCTTTattactctctctccctctctgGCCGTGCCTATGTTTGGCTAAATTATCTTCATATCTATGTTGAATAATTCAGATCTATTACATAATTACCATGAAAGGTCCcaggctctgataccagattTATAGGATCGAAGGGCTGATGGTAATCCGCGTGGCCATCCATACCTATAAATTAATATCGGAAAACTAAccaaaatatataagaattttgTATAGCTTATTGGTTGTATGGAAGATTGAATCTTTTTACCCAAGCAAAGGGCCTTTCAGAATTTAATACATACTTGAGTTGAGCCTATGTGTCTAGCGGTTCTAACCGTGAAGATGGACAccctttttctcatcttttaacGGGATTAAAAGTCACGGCTTCCTAGACGTAATCACTAAGACAAAGCCAACAAAGTAGTACTAACTTCGACTGTACCACTATCTCAGAACCAAGCTAAGAATCTATAGAAaaattcctttatattttgatagagtctggatatttcatgattattatatactAGAAGTTTGATCTCCAGCATACATATGTAGATAATTTAGCCAGATATAGTCACAGCCAAAGAGGGAGAGAGAGTAATAAAGAACttacaacaaaagaaacaaatatgTTAAATGGCTGGATGCAAGGTCGGAATAAACTAACCCAGATTAACAAGATCTAAGGGATGGTAGTAATCTGCGGCCATCCAGACCTATAAATTAATAtcagaaaaaataacaaaaatatataagaatttcGTATTGCTTATTGACTGTATGGAAGATTAAATATTTTTACCCAAGCAAAGGTCTTGTCAGAATTTAATACATAATTGAGTTTAGACCATGTGTCTAGCAGTTCTAACTGTGAAGAGAAATgccctttttctcattttttaacgGGCTTAAAAGTCACGGCTTTCTAGacgtagtcactaagacaaagccaACAAAGTAGTATTAACTTCGACTATTCCACCATCTCGAAACCGAGctaagaaactatagaaaaatatctttatattttgatagagtctggatctttcatgGTTGTTATATACTAAAAGTTAAATCTCCAGCATAGATATGAAGATaatttagccggacatagtcacagccagagagggagagagagtaatAAAGAACttacaataaaagaaataaataccttAAATGGCCGGATGTAAGGTCAGAATAGTAATTAATGACAAGCTTTATTCCACACTTAAGAATATTTTACAAGAGAGAAGAGAGAACACTTTGGGCTAGAGAGagaaatgaaaaagagaaaatgaaaatttcTTCCTTCTCTGACAAATGAAGGCATCTATATATACGAAGAAAAGGAATCTACAAATAGTATTTTGGGACCCACATTCGAGTCCTATGTATAGTGGATCTACTTTGTAGGAATAGTACCAAGGGTCCCACATTTGGGTCCCATATACTATGTGTATCACACTTTATCTTTTCCCTTTAATTTTCTAAGAAATTCTTCAGTTCTTGCTATGGCTTCATCGGATAGTGGTTTATCTGCGGAGACAGGCAGAGAATCCAGAACTTCTTCTTCGGCAATATCATCGCTGGTTATACTCTTCATAGAAGTATCTGACTTATCATGATTATCAACTGATTTCATCAGATTTCTTCAAACTTCTTCCAAATATTTCTCAATCCTATCTCCGTCATGGATAGAGATTTTTCTAGCAATATATGTTAGTGATTTATCCTCAACTATGCCTTTTCGAGGGCTATAGAATATTCCTAAATCGATCTTCTAATAGTATCCAGGAGTTCTTGTCCAtacaatatttttgttttgggatCTTTGTGCATTAGTTTGtcccaaaaattattataaaatacccTATATAAGAAAGGATTTGTTCTTTAGTGAATCCTAGTTCTGGAGCCTATTTATGAATCCAGGGgatagaaaattcaataaagaagtaCAGTTGGTCAATTTTATCTAAATTACAGATATGATCTGCATGATATAATTCATTCAAATATGGGAATACTTTGTTCCATTCTTTGTATAACTTGAGGAATAGATCAGGCAATATCTGGATGGTCGACCATGATAAGAACACCAATATATAAACCAGTTAGGGATAGGTTCTGCAAAAATCTTTGTGCATACCTTTATAAATCAAGTATGCTTATGTCTTtcattattataataaagatCTTTAGAAAAAGCTTCAATGTAGTTCCAATAAGTGAAATTGATTTTAGAACCTTTGAGGAATATCTACTTCTCACTCATTGAAGTTACTCCTCAATCTTCTATGGATATGATCcgtttaataataatttttgagaAGATATAAATGTTCCCTTTTCTGTTGTACCTGGAGAAATGTTCAAATTCTGCACTTCCTATGGTACTGAGAATTGTTTCAAAATAAGCGCGAGTTTTGTATGACTTTCccgaaaaatataaattatttatcaaatatttgtggAGTATCTTCCATGGTTTATTTTCCCTCTGAATCTCAGAGTTTTTGACAAGAAATATCATTTCTTTGTTTTCAATTTGTTCATAGGATTGATAACATCATTGTCCTTTTCCTTCATAATTGAAGCAAACATATCACTCTTTTATGCTGTCAAATAGGCTTGTAATTTCTCGTATAACGGTCTATCTTTTGGAATATCATCCAGATAGATTGACTGTGATGAGAATTTGCCTTTTTGTGATACCTTGGATTTTATTAAACTCCTATTTCCCAATTGTATAACTAGGGACTTTGTCGAGGATCCGTATGACGATCTTGTATATGATCTGATTGTTGGGGATGATCTTCCCCTCCCACCAGAGGCTTATCTTTCTCCTGATCTACCCTGTCCTTTTTCTCTGGCTATTTTCCATGGAGGATCAGTAGCCATACTGGAAAGAGGGAAATTAATCAGATATTTCCAAATCATACCAGTCAATATctctaatttcttcataattaaagactgaaaatttttcttcaaccatatcaggGATGATTTTATCAATAATAAGATTTTGAAAGTTCTGTATAACAgaattacttttaaaatagtaATCAaagtattttcattaagaaatgatgaattaaaattcattttaatcgAGATATTCCCTAGATAAGAAATCAGGGAGAGAATTATCAATTCCTTTTTTATactgaatctcaaaatcaaaaggggctaattgagctttcCACCttgcaaaaattaattttgaagcatcatgtttaaaatctttaccaaaaatatactTTATAGATTTAGCTTCAGTTTTTCTCAAAAACTTGTGATTATAAAGATCATCCTAAAATTTTAGGACGCATTTAACAATGGATAGCATTTTATGAGCTACCGTAGCATATTTTTTCTGACTATCAGTCCATTTACCTGAATGAAACCTTATCaagtattcatttttattatggggattaacttgttttaGTGTTCAACCATAACCAATATTAGAAGCATCTGTCTCAATAATTTTTTGCCAAGCATGATTGGCTAAAGTTACACAGGATAAAGATTTAACTCTCTGATTAACACGTTTAACTAGATCGGTATGACTATCAGTCCAAGAACccttataattcttttttatccTATTGTATAACGGGGCTAAAATGTGAGATAAATTctcacaaaaagggaaaaaataattcaaacagcCAAAAAACTTTGTAATTGAGTTCTATCAGTGATAACAtcagaaaatttagaaataaatcaAGACATCTCTGAATGGGAGTAATTGTTCCCTGACAGATATTATATCCTAAGAATCTAATTTCTATTTGATATAGACTCATTTTTGGTTTAGATAtgaccaaaccattttgtatcacAATCTTCTTAAAAATATCAAGATGTTTGATACGCAATTCAAATGTCTTAGAaaatacaagaatgtcatcaatataaacgatgatgaaatccatgtaaggattaaatatatcatttatttttttctgaaaCTTTGATGgagcatttttcaaaccaaatagcatgacattccattcatattgccgAAAAGGAACATTAAAATTAGTTCTATAAGTATGCTCTTTAAATATGTGAATCTGtcaatatccagattttaaatcaaatttacaaaatatattgGCATCGTATAATCAAGataataaatcttttttattttaaataggacttaatacattttaaatatttgttcaaAGGTTTGTAATTTATTACGACCTTGGGAACTCCTCGTTCCTTTTCTGCTACGTTATTAACATAAAAAGTGGTACAAGACCATGGGGATTTTGAAGGCTTTATCAAACCTTTCTGTAATAGATTATCAATCTTTTTTTTGTAGAATTCAGCTAACTCAACATTCATCTGACAAGGTCGAGATTTTGTTGGGATATTATCCTCAGAGAAAGTATCTTCATATGGAAGAGTAACAATATGCTTTTTGCGATTCCAAAAGGCACTGGGGTGATCAGCACAAATATCAACAACCATTTGTTCgaaaatcaatttaatttttttctgtatcTTAGCATATTTTATTGTATCACAAATATTAATGCTAAGTAATTCAAGATGTAAAAACTTAATATGTTGTTGCTTCATATTAATTAAAGCATTAATATCTCTAGTTACGTGATCTGTAACAAAAGAATAAGACTTTATTCTTGTAAGTAGCAATAAATCCTTTTGCATCAAGAtgagtataaggataaatagcatttataaaaggggTTCCAAGTATAATTGAAGGGTATAACTGATTCTTTACTAAACTAAAAAATGTGGAATGCATACTTTACTTTGGAAATATATGAGTTTTAGGCAATTTATACTCTATATCAAGAGTATGTCCGAATGCAAATTTAACTATATGAGtagtttttttgaaaatatcttgTGGAAATTAATCCCTATTATATGCAGCCAACATctgcaccactatcaatcatagcaatattagaTACAGAGAAATGATTATTAATCAAAATAGTAcatttaatataccatttatggacagtaacaatttgcatcatgccaaaaaataatcattttttaaatcaaaagaaTTTTTAATATCATTCGATTCACTTTCTTGGGAACCTTTAGAAATTTGTGTGGgagaaatatctttctcaatttACAAATTTCTGTGATCAcaaattatttgattttgtttaggaaatttaatctcttttttcaagttttcaacttcagtctttaaatcatcaaaagaagtatcTTTACCATGAGCATAACTCATAGCAAGACGTCTATTAACCTCCGATATAGAATATGGCATAAAATAATTTCTATCAGCAGTTTTAGGAGTAAAGGTACGACTATCAGTAGTTTTAGAAGTACTAGATTTTGAACTAGTAGACAAATTAATAATCTTTTCACGTAGTTTCTTATTCGAAATTTCTTTCAAAAGTTCTAACACATTATCAGAAGTAatggtttgaacatttaaatcttcAAACGGggattgaaaattataaaatgcaTCATCACAAGTGCAGGTATCACCTTGACAATCAGAACAAGCATTAGCATTATCAGATATATTAGGTAATTCAATATCATTTTCTGATTCAGATTCAACATTATAATCAGATCCTGAACCTGAGGTGTATAATAAACCATATATTTGATCATGCACATCGTCAGCAAGACCTaaagatttaatattttaaagcTAACAATTTGGAGCAATATGACCAAAGTTACCACAATAGTAACACTTAATTTTAGAAAGATCTTGCTTAAACCTATTTTTGGCAAATCTAGTAGATTTGCTATAGGTTTTTCTAGTTTCACGATCTTCTTTGGACCTATATCTAGATATATTTTTCCGATAAGGCTTCTCACCTTTGGAATATCTATGTCCTTTCTTCCTAGAAGTGGAAGCTGGTTCAGGAATACAAAATAGGGTACAAAAATTTTTTATCTGAGATTTTTCTCTAAGCTTATCAAACTTAATTTGTCTAGttaattttaactcattacacAGGTTTAACCCTTTTTGTGTACAAGCTGCTATCAAATGACCATAGGTATACTTTTCCCTAGAAATTTCACCAGCAGAACCTTTAAGAgcttttctaactctttcagcaaataataGAGGAAATCCATCTATGAACTTGGTATTCCAATGTGCATATCTATTTTTAGGTAATTCCATAACCCAACTTAAAAAGGTGTCCTTATAACACCTAAATTTTCCTAGGGCCTTGCATCTAAGACCATTTTAGAGAGTACaaatattttcatattgattggtGAATCTACCATtaaaaagttctaaaatagtAAGAACAAGTGTATAAACAACATCTTCCCCATTTGCAGGAAGGGATCTTCCTAGGTTATCAACACCAGGAGTAGGGGCTGCAACATTAAAAATTGCCTCTCTTTATTCATGAGTAAAAATTTTTTTCCACCAGCCACGAAGTTGGCTAGTAAAACCAGCAACTATTATTTTACATATAACTTTATCAGTTCTATTTTCTCTATCACCAGTGGCTTTGCACACCGTTGAATACATCATAATGCGGTGTACAAGGATTATTAATTGCCTCTCAGTTAATCCATCAAGATTTCATTCATAAATATCATCTTCGCAATAATACGTATTAGTCTGATTCTAATCCCTTTCCTCTattagaacatcttgaggagtggGTCGTGGATAGTAATAAGTTTGCATGCGGGATGAATCAGAATATCTGGGATTTTTTACTTAGTTGTTTTCTAATCATTCCTTTGAGCTTATTTAGCTATGATTTTGTCTGATTTTTTAAATCAGGAGTGGATTCTAGGCTATCAGCAAAGGCATTAGACAAATCAATAGGTCTAATATTTAAACCATAAAGCTTTTTATCAAGAAGCTATTTTTAATCATGCAAAGTGATTTAAGTTGGAATCCCTCAATATTAAGGGTACTTTGAATACTATTTTTAGTCGTCAAATCTTCTACCTTACTTCTGAAAGAAGAAGTAATATCAGTAGAATTTGGACTATTACTCAGTTTTTTAATCAGATCAATTAACTCATCGAGTTTTTTTATCAAGATATGAAATATGTTCTCATAAGACTTCCACATATaagctcaaataattattttgataaatcaaattattattttctgCAACAATTACCTTAGTAACtttattatcaatgaatttttgaaatgcaAAAAATGTAATGCCAATATTATTTGGTCATATAAAAGGAGTTTGGCCaacttcattatcattatcattaagtATCATTTGGATCAAAGTTTATTTCAGAAGCAGTAGGATTATCTCTATTAGAGATATTGTCAGTATCTTGGACAATGTTTGTTCAAGGATTGACTTTCACTTTCTCTACAAATCTTGTAGAAGCTGAATCAATTGTGTGCAAGAAAGCTGCATGACTTCTAGCTGGACCATATAATGGTTCTACAGGAAAAATATGATGCATAATAGGCAATAATTTGGGCATGGAGAATGAATGTCTGTTATAAATAGTAGATCTTTCACCGAATTGAATACAAATCCTACCATCCAGATTTTGAGTAATATGCGATAATTCACT comes from Capsicum annuum cultivar UCD-10X-F1 chromosome 2, UCD10Xv1.1, whole genome shotgun sequence and encodes:
- the LOC124895866 gene encoding uncharacterized protein LOC124895866; its protein translation is MVVDICADHPSAFWNRKKHIVTLPYEDTFSEDNIPTKSRPCQMNVELAEFYKKKIDNLLQKGLIKPSKSPWSCTTFYVNNVAEKERGVPKVDPPWKIAREKGQGRSGER